The DNA region ACCACCCGCCGCTCCCAGTCGATCCGGTACCCGTGCACCGGCCGGAGCATCTTCTCCGGACTCATGAAGGTCTTCATCGCGATCGGCGCGACCACCCGGAACAGCATCCGGGCGACCGGCCCGGAAGCCTTCTGGCTGTTGGTGCGCGCCGCGTCGGCGGCGATCTTCTCGACCCTGGGCCGGCGCATCGCCTCGTACGCGGCGAAGGCGGCGGTGTGGTCGGGCAGGTCGCGCAGGCAGCGGGCGAGTTCGACGGCGCTCTCGACGGCCAGCGAGGCGCCCTGCCCGGAGCTGTTGGACGGCGCGTGCACCGAGTCGCCGACCAGCACCATCCGGCCGCGGTACCAGTGCGGGACGGACGGCATGATCTCCAGCCGCGGGAAGGTCTCCATGGTGGCGGGGTCGGCCTGCCGCAGCACGTCCCGGGCCGGCAGGTCGTCGGCGTGCAGCTCGCGGCAGCGGCGCAGCCACTCCGCCATCCCGGCCTCGCGGACCTGCTCCTGGGTCAGCGGCTCGGGCTGCGGGATGTTGCTGAACCAGGCGGTGCCGCTGCCGTCGGCCAGGCCCCAGTAGCCGAAGAAGGCGCGGGCGCCGTTGGCGAAGTGCACGGTCTCGCCTCGCCCGGCCCGGCCGGGCAGCCGGTAGGCGCTGTAGCCGCCGATGCCGAGCAGACCGGTGTACTGGGCGGCGGGCGCCGCCGGGTCGATCAGGGTGCGCACGGTCGAACCGGTGCCGTCGCAGCCGATCAGCAGGTCGCCGGTGGCGCTGCCGCCGTCGGCGAAGTGTGCGGTGATGCCGTCGGCACCCTCCTCGGCGCCGACCAGACGCTTGCCGTGCCGGACCTCGACGCCCGTCTCGCGCAACCGCCGTCGCAGCACCTCGTACAGTTCGGCGCGGCGCATCAGCCGCCCGCGCGGCAGGTCGGGGAGGCCGGCGAACTCGGCCAGCGCCCCGCCCTTGCCGTCCTCGATCACCATCGGCCCGACCGGCTGCCCGATCCGGCCGACCTCCGCCTCCAGGCCGACGACGGCGAGGGCGCCGAGCCCGTTGGGCGCGATCATGAAGGTCCCGCCGATGCCCTCGGCGGAGGTCTCGTAGGCCTCGAAGACCTCCGCCTCGATGCCGGCCTTGCGCAGCGCCAGCGCCATCACCGGGCCGGCGATCCCGCCGCCGATGACCAGCGCCTTCTTGACGGTACGAGCGGTACGCGGTGCACTCATTGCAGACTCCCGAAGTACTCCTGCCAGGTCCGGACGAAGTCCGGCTCCTGGAGCTGGGTGATGAGGCGCTCGACGAAGGCGATCTCCGCGTCCATGCCGCCGACCCGGTACTCCTCCTCGATCAGGAAGAGCCAGCCGACGCCCTCCTCGGTGGCCTTGCGCAGCGTCGCCCGGATCTCCGCCACCTCGGCGGTCAGGGCGGCCCGTCGCCGCTCCAGGAGCTCCACGGCCTCGGCCGGCGGGAGCACCATGAGCAGCGACAGCGAGACCCCGAACGCGGGGTACTCGTGCTGCGGTTCGGCGACGAGTTCGCGCATCCAGTCGTGGAGCTCGGTGCGCCCCTCCTCCGTGAGGGCGTAGACGGTGCGCTCGGGTCGCTGGGTGTCGCGGACGGTCTCCTGCTCGGCGACGAACCCGGCCTTCCGCAGCTGCTCCACGACCATGTACAGCGAGCTGCGGTTGTACTTGATGTTGCGGTCCTTGGCGTGCTCCTTGAGCCGACGACCCATCTCGTACGGGTGCATCGGCTCGGCCATGAGTTCGGCCAGGACCGCGAGGGCCAGCGGGTTCGACACCTTGCGTCGCTTCGCCACGAGACATCCTCATCTCTTGGTCAGTACTGACTATCCACCTCCGAATAGTCAGAGTCAACTATTTAGGAATGACGGATCAGAACCCTGTCCGCCCGGCTAAAATCAACCACACACCGTTGTCCGAGCGGATGAAGGAGGCCCGGAGTGACCACCCCCGGCCTTCCGCTCCGCCAACTGCTGATGTCCCTCGGCGAGCCCCTGGTCGAACTCCAGGCCGCCCCACTGGGTTTGGACGTCCCCGTGCGCGACGTCGCGATCCTCGACCCGGAGGACCCGCCCACCGCCGCCCCCGGCGAACTCGTCCTCGCGATCGGCGCCCGCGGCCGCGCCGCCCTCCCCGCCCTGCGCGCGGCCGGCCGGGCCGGCGCCGCCGCCGTCGCGGTCAAGCTGGACGCCCCCGGCCAGGCCGACGCCCTGCGCGAGGCCGCCACCGACGCCGGCGTCGCCCTGCTCTCGGTGCGCCGCGAGACCCGCTGGGAGCACCTCGACTCGCTCGCCCGGGCGATCATCGCCGGCCCGGACGCCCCGGACTCCCCCGGCGCCCCCGAGCCCAACGCCGGCGACCTCTTCTCCCTCGCCCAGACCGTCGCCGTGCTCACCAACGGCATCGTCTCGATCGAGGACACCTCCAGCCGGGTGCTCGCCTACTCCCGCTCCTCCGACTCCGACGAGGTCGACGACCTGCGCCGGCTGTCCATCCTCGGCTGGCAGGGCCCGGAACCGTACCTCTCCAAGCTCCGCGAGTGGGGCATCTTCCAGCACCTGCGCAGCTCGGACACCCCGATCGCGGTCGAGCCGCACCCCGAACTCGGCCTGCGCCGACGCCTCGCGGTCGGCATCCGGGCCGGGGCACAGCCGCTCGGCACCATCTGGGTGCAGGAGGGCGCCCAGCCGCTGGCCCCGCTGGCCGAACAGGCCCTGGTCGGCGCCGCCCGGGTGGCCGCCGCCCAACTGGTGCGCCGCCGCCGCGAGTTGTCCGCCGACGTCCGGCTCACCCAGACCCTGCTGACCGGCCTGCTGGAGGGCTCCACCGGCCCCCAGTCACTGGCCACCCACCTCGGCCTGGACCTGCGCCGCCCGGCCACCGTACTGGCCTACAGCGCCCACACCACCGAGGCACTGCACCGCTCCGACGTCACCGGCCTGATCTCGGTGCACACCGCCGCCCGGCACCGCACCGCACTGCTCGCCCCGATCGAGTCCCGGGTCTACGTGCTGCTGCCCGAACTCCCGCCGGGCCTGCCGATGACCACCGTGCGCGACTGGGCCGACGAGGTGGTCACCGCCGCCCGGGAACACCTCGGCGTCCCGCTGCGCGCCGCGATCGGCTCGACCGTCGACGGCCTCGCCCAGGTGCCGGACTCCCGCGCCCAGGCGGACCGCATCCTGGACGCGATGGGCCGCGGCGGGGTGGACCTCGACGTCGCGGCGCTGATCGACGTCCAGGCCGAGGTGCTGGTCAGCGAGATGCTGGCGCTGCTCCAGGAACGCGACGGCCTGCGCGACCCCCGGCTCACCGCGCTCACCGAGTACGACCGCCGGCACGGCACCCGGCTCGCCGAGTCCGTGCTCGCCTGGCTGGACGCGCTCGGCGAGGTCCGGATCGCCGCCGACGCCCTGCACATCCACCCCAACACCCTGCGCTACCGGGTGCGCCGCGCCGAACAGTTGACCGGCATCGACCTCGCCCAGCCGCAGCAGCGGCTGCTGGCGATGCTGCAACTGCGGCTGCCCGCGGACGAGTAGCGGCTACGAGCCACCCCGGCCCCGGCTACGACCCGCCTCGCCGACCACCCGCCTCGCCTACGACCAGGCCCGACTACGACCAGACCCGCCCCGACCGCCACTGCTCCCAGGCCGACAGCCACAGCTGCTCCACCAGCCGCTGCTCCTCCCAGCCGCCGTCCCGGCCGCGGCCCCCGCCGCTGCCCGGCCGCTCCCGCCAGAGCTGCTCCCAGGCCCGCTGGGCCGGCAGGCTCGCCACCTCGCTGGCGAACACCGTGTACCGCACCACCTCCTCGACCGCCGCCTCCCCCTCCGGCGTGCCGACCAGCCAATGCGTCTGCTGGGACAGCCGGTTCAGGTGGTTGACCATCGAGGTCACCGCCGCCGAGGCCTCCTCCCGGGTCTCCGCGGCGAGCCGCATCTGCTGGCGCACCGCCGCCTCCCAGCGCACCGCGCAGACGTCCCCGCGCAGCCCGCGCGGCAGCCTCGGCGTGCGCCCGACCCGCACCTGCGCCTCGATCGCGGCGGCCTCCGCGATGCTCTGGGCGATCAGCTCCCGGTGCGCCTCCAGACCTACGGCGGGCGGCAGTTCACGTTCCTCGACCGGCACGTACCGGGCCCTCCGGGAGGCGAGGTCGCGCAACAGCTCGGTGCGCCCGCGAAGGTAGCACTCGAAGTCCCCGATCCCGCCGAGCTCGACGCCGCCGGGAGGCAGCCCGCGCCCGCACACCGTGACGGCCTGCCCGCCGACCCGCAGCCGCCCGGCCCAGACCTGCCCGACCGACCCGCCGCCGACCGGTCCCGTTCCCGCCGTTCCCGCTCCCGCCGGCGCCACCAGGGCCACCGGCCGGTCCTCGTGCACCTCCACCGCGCAGGGTTCGCCGTCCACGGTGATCCACTCGCGCAACGCCCGCACCAGACCGGGCCCGTCGCCCTCGTCGATGCCCAACTGTTCGTAGACCCGGTCGCGTTCGTCCTCGACCACGTCCTCCAGCTCCGGCAGCACCTCGCAGTCGTCGGCCCCCGGCCGGTAGGTGCGCACGGTCACGTACGGCCCGGCCGCGGTGGTCCAGTCACCGCACTGCACCTCGACCCAGCGCAGTTCGCCGCCACAGGTCTCGAAGGCCGCCAGTGCCTCCCCGCGACCCGCCGGTCCGGCCACGCCGTACACCGGGAAGTCCACCGCGGCGAGGGTCCGGCGGGAGAACTCCTCCTGGTCGGCGAAACGATCCTGCTCGCCCGGCCGCTCCAGCGCCGACCGCTCGGCGTTCCCCTCCCGGGGTTCCTGGGGCCTTCCGCCGTTCTCCCGCGCCATCCTGTGCCGCACCCCCGAGTCCTCACGCCCGCACCGCTGACGCCACCTTACGTGCCCGCAGCTGCCGGGTCATCAGCTCGGCTGTCGGACGGGGGCGGTGGCCGTGTCAGTCGGGCCGGTTGTCAGCCGCCCTCCCTACGCTGGCGGCATGACAGCACAGAACAGCGCGGCCCGGGCCGCCTTCCCCGCCCGGATCAGCATCGTCACGCTCGGCGTCTCCGACCTCGAGCGCAGCGCCCGCTTCTACGAGGACCTCGGCTGGAAGCGCTCCTCCGCCTCCAGCCCGGAGATCGTCTGGTTCCGCACCGCCGACTCGGCGCTCGGTCTCTTCCCCAGCGAGGAGCTGGCCGCCGACGCGGGCGTGCCCGCCACCGGCGAACCCTCCTTCCGCGGCGTCACCCTCGCGGTGAACCTGGAGTCCCCCGCGCTGGTGGACGCCGCGCTGCGGACGGCTGTCGAGGCCGGCGCCGTGGTGGTCAAGCCGCCGGTCCCGACCAGCTGGGGCGGCTACTCCGGCTACTTCGAGGACCCGGACGGGCACCTGTGGGAGCTGGCCCACAACCCGTTCTTCCCCTTCACCGAGGCGGGCTCGCTGGACCTGCCCTGATCAGCCCCGGGAGCGCGCCTTGAAGGCCGCCTTGCGTGCCTCCTTGGCCAGCGCCCGGTCCGGGTGCAGCTCACCGATCGCCTCCAGGACGTCCGCCGTGTACGGGTGGTCGACCCGCCACAGCTCGCCGAACCACTCCACCGGATCGCCGTTCACCGGCAGGTCGGTGATCAGCTCGCGCAGCAGCTCGGCGTCGCCGCCGTTGTCCAGCAGCTGGGCGGCGAAGGTGTCGACCACCGTCCACAGCGCCATCGCCCGGTCCGGCGCCGGCACGTCCGCCGCGCCCAGCGCGGACAGCCAGGCCCGGGCCGCACCGCCCAGCTCCGGGTCGTCCAGCACCTCCCGGACGGCGGGCTCGGCGCCCGCCCCCAGCAGGTTCAGCGCCGAGACGCACAGCATCCGGCGCAGCGGGCCGTACGCGTCGTTTCCGCGCGCCGCCGCCAGCAGCTCGCGCGCCGCCGGCTCCGGCTCCCGGCCGGCCACCCAGACCCGCAGCTCCTCCTCCGGCAGCACGTTCGCCGACTCGCACACCCCGCGCAGCAGCTCGGCCGCGTCCCCCTGGGCCAGCTCGCCGACCAGCGGCGCGTCGTAGCCGTCCTCCAGCAGCCACTGCCGGACGCCGTACTGGCCGAGCGGGGTGAGCCGGACCAGCCCGAAGCGGGCCGACTCCTCCTCGTCCAGCGGCGCCTCGCCGACGACGGCGGGCTCCTCGTCCTCCTCCTCGTCGAACAGCTCCGGGTCGATCGGCCGGTAGTCCAGCAGGCCCAGCTCGGCGAGGTCGCCCAGCATCGGGTCCAGGGCGACCATCACGTCGGTGATGTCGCCGAGCAGCTCCTCGCTCGGCTCCTCGCCCTCCGGCACCACCAGCAGCGCGGCCAACACGCCGAGCGGCACGGTCTCGTTGCCCGGGTCGGCGAAGGCGGTGGTCTCGTACAGCACCTGCAGCGCCTCGTCGAGCAGCTCGGCGGCGACGTCCCGGGCCTCCTCGACCTCGTTCAGGCCGTCCTCGTCCTCCTCGGCCGCCCCCTCTTCCTCTTCCTCCTCCGGCAGCGAGTCCGCCTCCACCGCCAGCTCCCGGACGATCCCGGCCGCGGTCAGCCACAGCTCCAGGACGGTGTCCGGGTCCCCCTGCTCGGCGGGCTCCAGGTCCGGCCCCGGCACCGCGACGTGCTCGCCGTCCTTGGTCGTACCCAGCTCCACCAGGTCCAGGTCGCAGGCCAGCGACCAGGCCCGCAGCGCCTCGACCTCGGCCTCCTCCGGCACCTCGCCCTCGGCCGGGGCCAGCCCCAGCAGCCGCGCGGCGGGCGCCCGGTCCTCCTCGACCAGGTCGCCGAACTCGTCCACCACCCGGTGCGGCGCCGCCCAGCGGGCCAGCGCCAGCGCGTAGCCGAACATCGGCACGGCCTTCGCCTGCTCGGCCAGCTCCTGCTCGGCGGGCAGCTTCACCGGCGGTACCAGCACCGCCGCGTCGTCCAGGTCCTCGTCGTCCAGACCGTGCGCGGCGAACGCCCCGTAGAGGTCCTGCAGCTCCAGGTCAGCGGGCAGGACAGCCTCGCCCGCGCCCTCTCCCGCCGAAGCCCCCGCGTTCTTCCGACGTCGTCCGGCCATCGTTGTGCGCTCTCCCTCAGCCAGCGCGGTCAGCCCGAACAGCTCCGCGTGTCGATCTACCTCCTCAGCGTATAGGTCGGACACCCGCGATGCCCGGCCTCGAGGGGCGCGCGCAGGGGCGCGCGGCGCTTCCGTGCGCCCACCCTTTATCCTTCGAACTGGTGTCTGCGCACACCCCGTGCAGTCCACCGGGCAACGAAGCCCGAATCCTCAGCTCATCCGCTCCACCAGGGAGCCCCGCACCGCGGCCACACCACAGCGCCTCAGGACGGGCGCACCGGCACACCCCGCCGACCCGGTGGTGCCCTGCCACAGGAGACCCCTCACATGGCGGACCTCTCCCCCGCCGGCTCCGGCCTGCGCACCGCGCAGCTCGACGGACGCCGACTGTCGGAGGCCCTGCTCCCCCTGGAGCTCGCGCCGCGCGCGCAGCTCCAGCTCGCCGCGATCAGCCGCTGGAACGCGATGCGCGGAGTCCGCGTCGGCCTGGTCGCCGCCGCCCTGCTGTTCATGCTGATCGGTGCCAACCTGGCGACGCCGATCTACCCGCTCCTCCAGCAGCGCCTCGGCCTCGGCCCGCTCGACACCACCATCCTCTTCACGATCTACGTGTTCGCGCTGGTCCCGGTGCTGGCCATCGTCGGCCACTGGTCCGACCACCTCGGCCGCCGCGCCCTGATCCTGCCCGCCGTCGCCCTGGCCGCCGCCGGCGACGTCGTGTTCGCCACCTCCGGCGGCTTCTGGCAGCTGGCGGTCGGCCGTGCCATCCAGGGCATCGCCGTCGGCCTCTCCACCGGCGCCGCCGGAGCCGCCCTCGGCGACCTGCTGCCCGATCACCCGACGCTCGCCGCCAAGCTCACCCTGGCCTGCTCCGCGGGCGGCGTCGCCCTCGGCCCGATCGTCGGCGCCCTGCTGTCCGGCGGCTCCGACCCGCTGCTGACGCCCTTCCTGCTGCACGCCATCGCCCTGCTGGCGCTCTGCGTGCCGCTGGCCGTCGTCCACCCCCGGATGCCCGGCCGCAACCGCCCGCCGGCGTCCCCGCCCCGGATCACCACCCCGGCCCACCTGCGCCCGCAGCGCCTGCGGCTGCCGCAGACCGGCCGCCGCGAGTTCCTGCTGGCCTCCGCGGCCGGCTTCATCTCCTACGCGGTCTTCGGCGTCTACCTCAGCCTGGCCCCGGCCTTCTCCGCCAAGCTGCTGCACACCCCCTCGCACCTGACCGGCGCCATCGTGGCCGCCCTCCTGCTCGGCTCCTCGGCCGCCGCCCAGCTGATCGTGCCCCCGACCTCCGACCGCCTGGTGATCGCCCTCGGCATGACCGGCCTGGCCACCGGCCTCGCCCTGGTCGTCGCCGCCGGCTACACCGGCACCCCGGCGCTGCTGTTCATCGGCAGCGTCCTCGGCGGCGCCTGCCAGGGCGTCGCGTTCCGCTCCCTGTTCACCACCGCCGTCGCCGCGATGAACCCGGAACGCCGGGGCTCCGAGATGAGCTCCCTGTGGATCATCGTCTACCTCGGCAGCTCCCTGCCCATCATCGCCGTCGGCGCCCTGGTCAGGAGCTACGGCCTCCTCCCCGCCATCAGCGGCTTCGCCACCGTGGCGGCCCTCCTCTGCACCGCCCTCGCGGTCGCCGTCGCCCGCAGGCCCAAGACAGCCTGACCCGGTACGAAAACGCCGCTGCCCGGGACTTCCTCCGAAGTCCCGGGCAGCGGCGTTCCACCCTGGCCAGGGCGTCCACCTCTCGGTGCTGATCTCGAAATCCAACGGCTTCGGAAGCCGGACCGATTCGCCGGACTTCCACTCCCCCAGCACCTCGTATGCGGTGCTCAGTGAGGCGACGTCGGCGAGATGATCCGCTCCAGGTAGTGGTTGTCGACCAGCCATTTGACGCCGAAGCCCTGGTCCGGAGTGGGAGCGCCGGGGATGAGGGTGTAGTCCAGTTCGTACTGGGTGCCGAGTCCGGGCTGGGCGAACCAGGGAGCGACGGTCCCCGAGTAGACGGTGAACTCCTTGATCACCCGGTAGTCGTAGTAGTTGCAACCGGCCGCCGGATCGCCGTCGAGGTTCATCGGCGGGATCGCCCGCTGCGCGTACGGCGTCCCCTCGGGGGCGAGGAAGGCACCGCGTTCACTCCCGTATCGGTCGATGTCCTGACCGACCTGAAAGGTGAGGAGGGCTCGCTGCGGGCTCCCGTCCGGATTGACGATGTACCCGTTCTGCGCCGGGTAGACCCAGCCCCCGTCCTTCCAGTACAGGTCCAGGAACCGCTGGGGGCCCAGATCGTTGGTGGGCTGGTAGCCCGTGAGCTCCTTGCCGGCGAGCCCGAGGACGGGCAGGCGCAGGGGCCCCAGCCGCTTGTCCCCGTTGAGGTACTCCGCTGAGCATTCGGTCAACGACCGCTCGGCGTCAGGGCCGGGTCGGCCCTGCACCGTACCGGCTCCGTCATGGGACACCGCCACCTGGGCAGAGGCCGGCGAGCCCGCGAACAGGACGGCGGTGGTGGTAAGGGCGGTGAGGAGGTGACGGATCTTCACACTGCTCCCTCGTAAGGAACGGGCGGCATGCCGCGCGAGCAACATGGCGCAGCGAGTCCATGCAACTACTCTACGTAGTCATCTGGTGTGTCCCCCACGAAACCGCGCCGGGGGAGAGAAGGTCAACGCGACCCGCTGAGGGACGACGGGAAGTCAGCGGGAAGCAGCCGGAAGCCCGTCCGTCTGGCTGGGCTCGGCCTCAGGGGCTGCCCGGGGTGATCACACAGAAGGCGAGCACGGGCGTTCCCTCGCCAGCGCCCGTCGGCGCCCGCGAGGACTACGCCCGCACAGTCCGGTAGCCACACCGGCCGGGCGGACCAGACGTCAGCCGCGCGACCCACGGCACGCGGCCGACGCCCAACACCCCGCAGTTTCCGCACCGTTGAACAGGAGGAAGCCCCCGCTCGTACCAGGAACGCAGACGACCCCCACTATGACAACGTCAACCCACCTGCCGCGTCCCGTCCAGGTGCTGCAGGCCAGCACGCTGCACCTGGTCGAAACGGCCGCCCCGCAGCTCACCCCCGCCAACCCCGAGCTCTTCGACGGACCGGCGGTGGTCTGCACGGGCATTGAGCAGGACGGCCAGACCCTCGCGCCGTCCTGGGCCCCGTCACCTACCGGTGGTTCGCGTTACGCCGCGTGCCGGACGCGCCAACGGTGTCGTCCCTGTTCGTGACCGTCGCGCAGCCGACCGACGACGCCGCCTGATCGTAGGGCGTATGTCCGCCACGACCACGGCCCCGGGAGGATGGCAGCTCCCGGGCGGCAACGTGGAACCGCTGGCCGCAGGCCTGACGCTGGACGAGACCGAGCTGCGCCGCCAGGCCTGCAAGGAACTCGCCGAGGAGATCGGCGTGCACGCGGCACCCGAGGACCTGGCGCTGTGGCCGGTCACGCGCGGCGAGCACGGCAACATCGGCGTGCACTACCAGGCGCCGCCGCCCCAGGCTCAGTGGATCGGGCGGATCATCGCAGTCAGCCGGGGCGAGTCCGGAGAGGGCTGTTGAGCGTTGAACGCCTGGTAGCCCCAGGTCTCGTAGAGCCGCTGGACCTTGCCGTCCCCGGCGAGCGGGTTGACCAGAAGGGTGACACGGCCCTCAACGCGGCGGCGCAGCAGCTCGTCGTGGATCCGGCGGGCGGCACCCGTGCCGCGCCAGCGGGTCCGGACGCCGATTTCCTTGATGGCCAGAGCCGGGGCTTCGGTGTAGCCGTCCGGAAGGGGCTCGGTCATGCGCTTCCAGTACCGGTCGCCCGCCTCGATCGTGTTGCCGTAGGCGTAGCCGACCGGCACCTCGCCGTCGTAGCCGAGGACGAGCTCGAAGCCGGGCTCGGTGGCATGCCGGTCGAGGCGTTCGGCGAACACGTCGACGTGGTAGTTCGGCAGGTGCAGCAGGGGGGCCCGCACATCGGCGTACACGTCCAGCAGATCCTGCCGGGCCTCGGGGGGCAGGGTGGTGTGGTGGCGGAGTTCGACGGTCACGCGGTGGTCCTCCAGGTGTTGTGGGCGTATGCCGTCCAGGTGCGGTCCGGGCCACTGCCGCCGGCCAGCTCGTGCAGCGAGGTGCCGAAGGCGGCCAACATCCGGGTGACGCGGGGGTGCGCGGAGTCCTCGGCCGGGACGGACATGGCGGTGGCGACCGCGGGCTCCAGATCGCCCTGCCCGAGCTGGGCGCGGGCGAGCCGGACGGTGGTGATCGCTCGTGACCTCTGCATGGTGTCGCGCCGCTGGGCGATGCTGCGGTGCGCGTGTGCTTCAGCCTCCTCCCAGTTCCCGGCCGCGAGGTGAGCGGCGAGGGCGAGGGAGTCGAGTTCGGACTGGTCGTAGAAAGCGGTGATCCACACTGGTCGGGAGATGTCGAGGTCGGCTCGGTTGAGGGCGTCCTGTGAGTGCCCGATGGACCGGCGGACCGCGTTGGAGTCCCCGGTCAGGCCGTGGATCGCCGCGTGGCGGGCGTGTCCGAGGGAGGCGAACAGCGGGTCGCGTCGGGCGATCGGCAGGCCGCGGGCGACCTCATTGGCGGCGAGCGCGTCGCCCACCTGCCCGAGGTGCCGGTACAGGCTGCCCGCGTGGGACCAGATGCGGAACTGGATGCCGGAGTCGCCGGACATCGCCGCCAGGGTGGCAGCTTTCTGGTGGTGTTCGAGGGCTGCGTCGAAGCGACGGCCGTCGATCGCGGCCCACATCGCCGAGGACATGAACGATGCCGCGCACGCGTACAGCTGGGCCCGGACCCGCTGGGTCGCGGTGCCGTTCTTCTGCAGGTCGAGGGCTTCCTCGGCGAGCGCGGTCGCCCTGGTCTCGATGCTGAGCCGACCGCCGTGGCGGTGGTCGCTGGCGATGACCTCGGCGAAGCGGGCCTGCAGTCTCCGCACGTCACCGACGCCGATCCGGCCACTCGATGCCACGGCAGGGGGGCTCGTGAGCACGGTCACGGCCGCGCCTCCGGCCGCCGCTATGAAGTCGCGTCGCCTCACGTCGTCCTCCGGTGTGGTGCGGGCCCGCCCGGTCGGGACGAAGCCCAGGTCTTCGGGCGTACATGCGAATACTGCCCTGAGTGCGAGGCGGATCTTCACCGGCGGCCACCGGGTCGCGCCGGTCAGCCAGTTGTGCACCGTGCGCTCCGACACGGAGCCGAGCTTCCCCGTGAGGGTCCTGATCTCGGTGTTCACTTCGCGCGCCAACTCGGCCTTGGTCATGCGGCGTTCGGACATCCGGAGGCGGAGCGGGACGTTGGCCAGCATGAGGTCAACGTAGTCGCGTCGTCACGTGCCGTGCATGGGGTCAGGTGATGGCACGGTCAAGTTTTCCGGTCGGAATGGGACCAATGCGCCAGCAACTTTGCCTCACCGTAGCGCTTGTGACTGTCGTTCACTGATTGCACGCCGTCCGCCCCGGGCGGCCCCGCGCAGGATCCCGCCCGTGAACGGCCCTGCGCTGGCCCAGTCTCCGCCCTTGGAGGAGCAGCATGATGCACTCCCCGGCCCGGTATCGGCGCCGCATCGCCCGTCGTCCGAGGACGGTCGTTGTCCAGGCTGACTCTTTCTGCAATCTGGACTGCACCTACTGCTACCTGCCCGACCGCAAGCAGCGGGCACCGATGTCGGTCGCGATCGCCGAGGCGGTGGCCCGTTCCGTCGCCGATTTCGCCGATACCGCGTCACCGGAGCCGGTCGAGGTGGTCTGGCACGCCGGCGAGCCGCTGGCCGTCGGCCGCACGCGGCTCGCGGAGCTGCTGGCCCCGTTCGAGCCGTTGCGGCAGGCTGGGTTGGTCGAGCACTCGGTGCAGACCAACGCCGTACTGATCGCACGGGCCTGGTGCGACTTCCTCGCCACGTACGGGTTCCGCGTCGGGGTGAGCATCGACGGCCCTTCCGCCCTCAACCGTCGGCGCGTGGACCGGACCGGACGTCCGGCCTTCGACCGGATCATGAAGGGCATTGGTCGGCGACTGGTTGCCCCGCCGGCTACCCCACCCCGGCCACCAAACGCCGTAGCCGATCAGGCGCGCACAGCCCCAGCTCCGCGCGCAGCCGCCGCTCGTAGCACTCGACGTCCGCCAGCGCCTCGCCCGGGTTGCCCTCCGCGAGATGCGCCCTGACCAACCAGGCGTGGCTGCTCTCGCGCAGCGGGTCGGCGCGGACGGCGGCGCCGGCGGCGGCCACCGCCTCGGGGAAGCGCCGGGCGCCGACGAAGGCGCCGGCCAGGGCCTCCAGGGCGTGGACTCGCAGGCGCCGCCAGTTGTCCGCCTCCAGCAGTGTCCAGTCCTCGTACCAGCCCGGCAGCAGGTCCGCCGAGAGGTCCTCGACGGCCGCCAGCCCGAAGCCGGCCCGGGCGGGGGCCGCGTCGGGGGCCAGGATCCGGTGGGCCAGCGTCCTCGCCTCGCGGAGGTCCACGCCCACGCCGTCGGCCAGCCTCAGCTCGGTCTGGCCGACCTCCAGCGCCTCCCGGCCCGCCGCCGGGAGCCGGGACAGCGCCGAGCGCAGGCTCGCGGAGGCGCAGCGTTCCGCGGCGTCCGGCCAGAGGGTCCCGGCCACCAGGGCGCGCGGCACGTTCCCGTTGCAGCACAGCGCCACGAAGGCGAGTAATCGTTCCGCCCCCGCGGAGACGGGCACCGACGCGTCACCGGCCGAGAGGCCGAAGCCGCCGAGCAGGGCGAGCCGCACGCCCGCGCCGGGAGCCGGGGAGCACCGATCGCCGCAGGCCATCGAACCACCCCATCCCTTCGCGC from Kitasatospora cathayae includes:
- a CDS encoding NUDIX hydrolase codes for the protein MSATTTAPGGWQLPGGNVEPLAAGLTLDETELRRQACKELAEEIGVHAAPEDLALWPVTRGEHGNIGVHYQAPPPQAQWIGRIIAVSRGESGEGC
- a CDS encoding GNAT family N-acetyltransferase, which codes for MTVELRHHTTLPPEARQDLLDVYADVRAPLLHLPNYHVDVFAERLDRHATEPGFELVLGYDGEVPVGYAYGNTIEAGDRYWKRMTEPLPDGYTEAPALAIKEIGVRTRWRGTGAARRIHDELLRRRVEGRVTLLVNPLAGDGKVQRLYETWGYQAFNAQQPSPDSPRLTAMIRPIH
- a CDS encoding helix-turn-helix domain-containing protein, with translation MLANVPLRLRMSERRMTKAELAREVNTEIRTLTGKLGSVSERTVHNWLTGATRWPPVKIRLALRAVFACTPEDLGFVPTGRARTTPEDDVRRRDFIAAAGGAAVTVLTSPPAVASSGRIGVGDVRRLQARFAEVIASDHRHGGRLSIETRATALAEEALDLQKNGTATQRVRAQLYACAASFMSSAMWAAIDGRRFDAALEHHQKAATLAAMSGDSGIQFRIWSHAGSLYRHLGQVGDALAANEVARGLPIARRDPLFASLGHARHAAIHGLTGDSNAVRRSIGHSQDALNRADLDISRPVWITAFYDQSELDSLALAAHLAAGNWEEAEAHAHRSIAQRRDTMQRSRAITTVRLARAQLGQGDLEPAVATAMSVPAEDSAHPRVTRMLAAFGTSLHELAGGSGPDRTWTAYAHNTWRTTA
- a CDS encoding AfsR/SARP family transcriptional regulator, which encodes MACGDRCSPAPGAGVRLALLGGFGLSAGDASVPVSAGAERLLAFVALCCNGNVPRALVAGTLWPDAAERCASASLRSALSRLPAAGREALEVGQTELRLADGVGVDLREARTLAHRILAPDAAPARAGFGLAAVEDLSADLLPGWYEDWTLLEADNWRRLRVHALEALAGAFVGARRFPEAVAAAGAAVRADPLRESSHAWLVRAHLAEGNPGEALADVECYERRLRAELGLCAPDRLRRLVAGVG